The Poriferisphaera corsica DNA segment AACTATCGTTATCTTTCGGTACGTAAAGTGCTAAACATTGGCTTGTCCAAAGTTGAGTATAAATTAAAACGTGAGAAACTATATAGTTTGCCTTATAAGTTTAAGATTGAGTCGACAAATATATGTAATACGCAATGCCAGCTATGCCCTACCGGAATTGGCTTAAAGGGGCGTTGTAAAGGTAAGCTTGATCTTCAGACATACAAGGGCTGGATCAGTAATTTGAAGTGGCACATGCTTGATCTTGACCTATCAATGTGGGGTGATCCGCTAATTGTGCCTGAGATTTACGATATGATTGCGTATGCGAGAAAGAATGGCATTTGGACGTATATCAGTTCGAATTTGCATGCATTCAAAATTAAACCTGGTCGCAATGAAAGTAAAGATCAAGCTACAAAGTTAATTGAGTCTGGTTTGGAATTGCTGACATGTTCACTACATGCAGCCACACAAGAAACATATGAACAATATCAGCCTGGTAAAAAGCTTGATGAAGTCATTACAAAGATCAAACATATCATTGCTACAAAAAAACGATTGAACAGTAAGTATCCACAGATCCAGCTCAACTATGTTGTTACAAAATACAACGAGCATGAGATTGATGCTTTCAAAGCATTAGCAAAAGAATTAGGTTGCAACCCGGTTATTAATAAAGCCTCATATAACACTCGCTTTCTAGGTCAAGATAAAAACCTGCAATCATTAGGCCTAGCCAAAGACATTTTGGCGAAAAAAACTACTGATCATATAGAAAGTTGGATGCCTTCAAACAAAGAATATGTGCTTGAATCATATGTTGATTTGGCTAATGGATCATCTAAACACAGTAATTACAATGGTAAAAAACAATACGATTGTTCATGGCCTTGGACATCCTGTGTCGTCAATTGGGATGGTAGTATTTCTACGTGCTGTGGTTCATTTGATCCCAAACATGATTTTGGGAAGATTGATTCTGACCAATTCAGACGTCTTTGGAACAGTCCCAAGTATCGAAGCGCGAGACGTAGCTTCAAATCAACTGTTACAGAGAATGTAAAAGATAATCCTTGTATTCACTGCCCTGGATATATGCTATAGAAATGTCACGCATCAACGTTTTACATGTCAGAGTTATAGCTAATGCTGGTGGTGGGCCAGACAAGACTATTCTTAGAAGTGAACGATACATCGATTCACAAAAGTTTAATCTTCAAGCTGCCTATATCTATCCAGCTGGGACTGATTGTTTGGAACAATTACAACAATCATATTGTTCAAAGATGGAGATATTTGGCATACCTGAGAACAATGGTTTTTCACTAAAAACGATTAAAAATCTAATTCAGATTTGCCGCGATAACCACATACATATTTGGCATAGTCACGATTATAAAACTGATATTCTTGGTCTAATTATTAAACGATTCCATCCCATGAAGCTTGTAACAACAGTTCACGGATTCACTTGTGAGAATATGAAAACACGTTTTTATGCATGGCTAAACAAACAAGTCTATCGATACTATGATCATGTAATCTGTGTTAATGAGCAATTACGAGAACTATGTCTTTCAAAGCGTTCGAACGGATCAAATACCACATATATACCCAACGGTATTGATACCAAAGAGTACTTGTGCATCAGCGATTTAGCGAAACCGAAAAAAAACCAATTGAATATTGGCGTTGTTAGTCGTTTTAGTGCAGAAAAAGGTGTGGAACGATCACTGCTGTGTTTACGCCGACTATTAGATAATGGTATAGATGCGAAATTGCATTTGGCAGGTGATGGGCCTGAGAAAGAGAATCTAAAGAAGATCGCTCGTGAACTTGATATCGAAAGCAACATCGTATGGCGAGGTTGGCTGAATGATCTGCAAGCATTCCATACTTCTCTAGATTTACTTTTAATACCGAGCTACACAGAAGGTTTTCCGAATGCTATCCTTGAGGCATTGCTACTGAAAACGCCAGTTGCGGCTACTAATGTTGGTGCAATACCGGAAATTCTTGATGGAGAATGCGGATTGTTGCTGGATAATAACGATGCACCGCAGACATGGGCAGATCAAATCAAAACAATTTATCATGCGGGATTGTTCTCTGAATATGTACAGCGCGCATACGAGAAAGTTACGAGCAAATATACATTTCAAAAACGATGCCACAGAGTCGCTAACGTATATGAGACTGTTCTGACGTAGTAATATTTAAATTGATTTTTCTGTTACTCGCATCACTTCTTCAACGGTCGTGAAACCTTTAACAACTTTTTTCAAGCCATCTTCACGGAGTGTGGTCATACCGCTCTCAATGCACATACGCCGGAACTGAGAAACATTTGGGTTATTAGATATTTTGTCTCTTAAATTATCGTTCATAACAAGAAGTTCATAAATACCGACTCGACCTGAGTAGCCAGTTCCGCGACACTTGTCACAGCCTTCCCCTTGCCAAATTTGATCAATGCCTATGCCGTACATGGCTAGATGTTCGGAAACAGCATCTGTTGGCTGGATCTGTGTTTTACAGTGATCACAGATTTTTCGTACAAGACGCTGAGCAAGTGTCGCATTGACTGAGGCACCTATCAGATAAGGCTCAACGCCGATATTAATCAGACGTGTCACAGAACTTGGGGCATCGTTTGTGTGTAGTGTTGAAAGTACTAAGTGACCTGTAAGTGAGGCTTGGATAGCAATACGCGCGGTTTCAGTATCACGTATCTCACCAACCATAATGACGTCTGGGTCTTGACGAAGAAGAGAACGTAGAGCCGCGGAGAAACTCATGCCGATCCGTTCATGAACCTGCGTTTGATTGATGCCTCCGAGATGATACTCGACAGGGTCTTCGACTGTCGAGATGTTTAGTTTCTCTCGGTTCATCTGACCAAGCGAGGAGTACAGCGTCGTTGTTTTACCTGATCCCGTTGGCCCGGTGACGAGAATAATTCCGTGAGGCTGATCAATCTGGCGTTTCCAAATTGTTAACGCTTCTTCATCCATACCGAGTTGGTTGAGTGTAACCTGGATTGATTGAGTATCCAGAATACGAAGAACGGCTTTTTCACCACTAGCGGTTGGAAGCGTAGAAAGACGTAGATCTAATTTTCGGCCATGGATCATGGCTCGGATGCGGCCGTCTTGAGGTAAACGCCTTTCTGAGATATCTAGATTCGCCATAATCTTCAGGCGTGAAATGATTGCGGCATGCATTTGTATCGGAGGACTTACAGACTCAAAAAGTATGCCGTCGATACGTAGACGTATTTTAACGACTTTTTCTTGTGGCTCGATGTGAATGTCTGAAGCACGTTCCTTAACGGCATTTGATATGAGATAATTCACATAGCGAATAATCGGTGATTCTTCAGCAATCTTTTCTAAGTCTAGATCTTCTTCTTTCGATTCGACGATCTCAACTTCATCTTCATGCATATCACCGATAACATTTTCAATATCCTGCTGATCTTGCCCGGATGAAGCTGCCAACTCATCGATGACACGATTGATAGCTTCATCTGTTGTAATGACCAATTTCACAGAAGCTTTCAGCTTATGACTCACCTCGTCAATAATCACTAAATTGTCTGGATCAACAACACAAACAAGGATTCGTGCTCCCTGCTGATCTAGGGGTAGAATTTGATGGCTCTTGCAGAAATCCAGGCCGAGTTGATCAATGTATTGTGAATTAACTACATCTTCGATGGACAGCTCAATGTACTTCAGGCTCGCATTGTAAGCTCTATATTTCTGCTTGATCGTAACATTGTCACTGGCTTGAATGTACTGCTCAACGGAGTTTATATCAAGATTGCCAAACTGTTCATTAATTTCATTGCATATATCGCTGTCTATGATCTTGTTTGCTTTGAGATTATTCAACCATTCATTATTTTGGTCTTTGATAATTTCGTCCGGCTGCCAAACGTTATGGTGCGGATTTGATGTTGCATCAGAATCTTGATTACTTGATATAAATGGATCATTAAAAGACATATACCGCGTTCCTGCTTTTATTTCATATAAACAACAAAAGCATATTGCTTTTTCTTGACAACGATTTTGTTACTGCTGGTTTCGATTTTTATAATGGCAAAATCATCAATTTGATCACCGATACGATAGATTGTTCCGTTTATAACTACGGTAGGTTTTCCCCCACCAGCGATTGACTGGATAATATTCATTCGTCGCCATTGTTTGAATTCGCTGATAATCTCATCTTTACTTTGATCAATGAGAATATCTGGATTACTGTCATCCTGTGCTAGCGTAAATGGCTTTGAGTTATCATCATCAATCGCAATTTGCGAAGACACTTGATTGTAGTCGATTACCTTTAAAACCTTATTAGTAACGGTGTATTTGGCGCTATCTTGAAGCTTTGCATCTTTCTTGTTTTGTTTGAGATACTCTTCGACCTTGCTGACGTTATCCATTTTCGAATCGTCAGCTTCAGCGACATTAGTCTTGGAGTATATAAACATGACCGAAAGAACAAGTGAGACGATAAGTAAGATAATCAAACTTTCTTTTTTATTATCAAACGTCTCTTCTGGTTGTTCGATCATATTGATCTCATCACTCATATCTAAATGCCTTATCTCTCAAATTTCAGCTGATATCATTTGAACAATAAACGTTCAGGTAGATGTTCGCTTGAATGGTACCATCATGATTATTAAGTGACTCAATGGTCATTGTTGGAATTTTGATAATACGTGGCAAAGATTCCAATTGCTGTAAAAATTCATAATACCCATCAAAATCACCCGTGATTGTCATTTCGATAGGTACGCGCATGTAATTATCGATGTTCTGTATTTTGTCAGTGCGGAAATTTCTGGTTTCGAGATTATGCTTTGTAGCAATATTCCAAACATTACGAAGAACATTCTCTACGTTTTTCTGATCTGGCAATTTTGCTTTTAAGCGAGTCAAAGATTCCTCGACTTTGGCAATCTCATCTGAAAGTTCCGCGATATCTTTCTTTGATGCTTCAAAGATCTGAAGCTGCTCATTCATTCCTGCGATATTATCTTCGATCTTTTGGATTTCATATGCTCTCGGCTGAAAGAGAAATACATAAGATAGTACAGGTGTTGCAAGTATGATTAGGATGTAAAAATATTTGTACATAATTGTATACCTTATTTGCAATCAAACATATCAATCACACAAGACCGTCAACGATCATTTCATTATCAATAACACACTCAAGGTTGAACTTCCTGTACTTGGCATTATCTATGATTGAATCTTCGATGTACTTGATTTCTGTGCTGGTAAAAATCATGTTATTTTTTAATTTCGTTACGATCTCAGCGATCTCAAGATCGTTTGATGCATATCCTTCAATGATGACTGATTGCTGCTCTTGTTTTCTCGGTGCCATCGCTTTCTTCTTGTTTTTCTGCTGCTTTATTGATGAAACATTACTAAGCCGAGCAACAGTAACTTTCTTTGTTTTAATTTCCATACCACTTAAGGTCATCTTATCAGGCATACAATTGACGATTTCTGCGATAATTCGACTTCGTGGCACAACCTCAATAAGTTCGCCTGCAATTTTTGCTACACCAACAATCTGTTTTTTCTTTTCTTTAAGCTTATTAAGTTGATCAATATCTGATGCGGCACCGGTGTATTGCTCAAACATGTTGGATTGCTTTGCGCGTAAATCGTTGATCTTGCTATTCGTCACGAGATACACTGCGACGATACCAAGAAAAATGATTGAAAAAGCCGCGACAAATACAGTGGATGCTTTTTTAGTAGCTTGATAATCTTTATATTCATCCGGCATCAAATTGGTTGAATTCTTCACAACTATTCTCCGGCTGCATTGTTAACCCGCTAATGACATACACATGCCAATAGGTACATTCCAACCGGGTTGCGGTACATCTGCATTCAATCCGATCAGTTTTTCTTTACTCAATTCTGAGAGGTCTAATGTCTTAAATGGATCTGAAATAACTACTGTGATACCTAACCTTACTGCAAGTTCTTTACAAATTTCATTTTGCATCGAATTTCCACCAGTAAAGGTGATTTCTTTAATGACATCTTGTGGATAGAGGGATCTGTAGTATCTCAGACACATCTGTATTTCGTCTGCGAGACACTCGACTGCTTCGTTGCTGCATTGCGTGTCATTTCCGCTCTGGCTGATTTGATTGATCGACCAATTTTTTGGCTCAATCTCTGGCTCTTCGCATTGTAATTCTGAATCTACTTCGCGATTGTCCTGCCATAGACGATGATCGATATTGATATTCTTGAAATACAGAACATTACTGCCTTGGTGTATCATCAAACGCGCTCGGAGTGAGCCGATATCCACAGTACATTGCGTTTTGTCGGCATGCTCATTCTCCAATTGCGAGTTTGTCATGCTGCAAATACTGCTTGGTTCGGGTACAACATCACTGACATTGATACCTGCCGATTTAGCAATACTGACATATTGATAAACAGTGCTTTTCTTGACTGCGACAGTGATAACGTCTGTGAGCTCTTTGCCTTCACGCATCCGCTTATTTGTCGAAAGTGTACGGATCACAAAGTCAGACATGTCTTGTTCAAGACGTTGTTCAAGGCGCATTTGAATTTCTAGTTCAATCCCATCTTCCGAGCCGCCTTCAATCTCGAAATGTTGGATAATGGTTTCATGTGCAGGAATGCTGATGACAGCAGATCGACCTTTCACCATTTTGGCATTTAACATACGTTTGAGAGTACTACGATAAAAATCCAAGCGCTGCGGATCATTGTCACGCTCTTGTTCGGACATTTCCACGCAACATGCAGAAAGGAGCTTGGCTGGTTGCCCAAGTTCAACTTGCATCAGCTTGATGGTGCTTGCACCGAAATCAATTGCAATCGGCCTGTTTCTTTTCTTATTGAATATCATTTATGGATCTAGCTCTTCAACGAATCGTGCTTAAAGGGTCCATTCCGCGAATATCAAATAAAGCTATCGTTGGTATCATCGACCAAT contains these protein-coding regions:
- a CDS encoding radical SAM/SPASM domain-containing protein, encoding MSILTTQIDRHLAYVTQKTQRFHKRASHKRYISKFTYVVDYASRGVHYVWRNYRYLSVRKVLNIGLSKVEYKLKREKLYSLPYKFKIESTNICNTQCQLCPTGIGLKGRCKGKLDLQTYKGWISNLKWHMLDLDLSMWGDPLIVPEIYDMIAYARKNGIWTYISSNLHAFKIKPGRNESKDQATKLIESGLELLTCSLHAATQETYEQYQPGKKLDEVITKIKHIIATKKRLNSKYPQIQLNYVVTKYNEHEIDAFKALAKELGCNPVINKASYNTRFLGQDKNLQSLGLAKDILAKKTTDHIESWMPSNKEYVLESYVDLANGSSKHSNYNGKKQYDCSWPWTSCVVNWDGSISTCCGSFDPKHDFGKIDSDQFRRLWNSPKYRSARRSFKSTVTENVKDNPCIHCPGYML
- a CDS encoding GspE/PulE family protein, producing the protein MSFNDPFISSNQDSDATSNPHHNVWQPDEIIKDQNNEWLNNLKANKIIDSDICNEINEQFGNLDINSVEQYIQASDNVTIKQKYRAYNASLKYIELSIEDVVNSQYIDQLGLDFCKSHQILPLDQQGARILVCVVDPDNLVIIDEVSHKLKASVKLVITTDEAINRVIDELAASSGQDQQDIENVIGDMHEDEVEIVESKEEDLDLEKIAEESPIIRYVNYLISNAVKERASDIHIEPQEKVVKIRLRIDGILFESVSPPIQMHAAIISRLKIMANLDISERRLPQDGRIRAMIHGRKLDLRLSTLPTASGEKAVLRILDTQSIQVTLNQLGMDEEALTIWKRQIDQPHGIILVTGPTGSGKTTTLYSSLGQMNREKLNISTVEDPVEYHLGGINQTQVHERIGMSFSAALRSLLRQDPDVIMVGEIRDTETARIAIQASLTGHLVLSTLHTNDAPSSVTRLINIGVEPYLIGASVNATLAQRLVRKICDHCKTQIQPTDAVSEHLAMYGIGIDQIWQGEGCDKCRGTGYSGRVGIYELLVMNDNLRDKISNNPNVSQFRRMCIESGMTTLREDGLKKVVKGFTTVEEVMRVTEKSI
- the pilM gene encoding pilus assembly protein PilM encodes the protein MIFNKKRNRPIAIDFGASTIKLMQVELGQPAKLLSACCVEMSEQERDNDPQRLDFYRSTLKRMLNAKMVKGRSAVISIPAHETIIQHFEIEGGSEDGIELEIQMRLEQRLEQDMSDFVIRTLSTNKRMREGKELTDVITVAVKKSTVYQYVSIAKSAGINVSDVVPEPSSICSMTNSQLENEHADKTQCTVDIGSLRARLMIHQGSNVLYFKNINIDHRLWQDNREVDSELQCEEPEIEPKNWSINQISQSGNDTQCSNEAVECLADEIQMCLRYYRSLYPQDVIKEITFTGGNSMQNEICKELAVRLGITVVISDPFKTLDLSELSKEKLIGLNADVPQPGWNVPIGMCMSLAG
- a CDS encoding PilN domain-containing protein — translated: MKNSTNLMPDEYKDYQATKKASTVFVAAFSIIFLGIVAVYLVTNSKINDLRAKQSNMFEQYTGAASDIDQLNKLKEKKKQIVGVAKIAGELIEVVPRSRIIAEIVNCMPDKMTLSGMEIKTKKVTVARLSNVSSIKQQKNKKKAMAPRKQEQQSVIIEGYASNDLEIAEIVTKLKNNMIFTSTEIKYIEDSIIDNAKYRKFNLECVIDNEMIVDGLV
- a CDS encoding glycosyltransferase family 4 protein, encoding MSRINVLHVRVIANAGGGPDKTILRSERYIDSQKFNLQAAYIYPAGTDCLEQLQQSYCSKMEIFGIPENNGFSLKTIKNLIQICRDNHIHIWHSHDYKTDILGLIIKRFHPMKLVTTVHGFTCENMKTRFYAWLNKQVYRYYDHVICVNEQLRELCLSKRSNGSNTTYIPNGIDTKEYLCISDLAKPKKNQLNIGVVSRFSAEKGVERSLLCLRRLLDNGIDAKLHLAGDGPEKENLKKIARELDIESNIVWRGWLNDLQAFHTSLDLLLIPSYTEGFPNAILEALLLKTPVAATNVGAIPEILDGECGLLLDNNDAPQTWADQIKTIYHAGLFSEYVQRAYEKVTSKYTFQKRCHRVANVYETVLT
- the pilO gene encoding type IV pilus inner membrane component PilO, which codes for MYKYFYILIILATPVLSYVFLFQPRAYEIQKIEDNIAGMNEQLQIFEASKKDIAELSDEIAKVEESLTRLKAKLPDQKNVENVLRNVWNIATKHNLETRNFRTDKIQNIDNYMRVPIEMTITGDFDGYYEFLQQLESLPRIIKIPTMTIESLNNHDGTIQANIYLNVYCSNDIS